Proteins from one Rosa chinensis cultivar Old Blush chromosome 7, RchiOBHm-V2, whole genome shotgun sequence genomic window:
- the LOC112180395 gene encoding flavonoid 3'-monooxygenase CYP75B137: MGSSLWVTSNHDKGENLPAISTLLFMVFTLLWFFWIWKKPNRNPTPPLPPGPRGLPLLGYLPFLGTNLHLEFADMARVYGPIYKLQLGTKLWIVVSSPELVKQVVRDHDTTFSNRDPTVAALIASYGATDIAFGSYGSDWRKLRKVFVGLVLSKTNLDNCYALRKEEMHKSISQIYHDKIGTPTDLGGFAFSTAINTILRMLWGATPQGEKGSDYGKQYRKVMAEMVYLLGKPNISDYFPALARFDIQGIERQAKKVQSEIDKILTCAIEERMKKLASGENGGVQQKHERKDFLQLLLESNNSHEDGSTSVRVQQLKGMLADIVVGGTDTNATTVEWVLTELMQHPEEMIRVQEELTQIVGLNNLVEEFHLPKLRHLDAVIKETFRLHPALPLLVPRRSSQPTTIGRYYIPKGSTVFLNAWAIHRDPSVWDDPLEFRPQRFLNPSNSFDYQGNKFQFLPFGSGRRVCAGINLAERMLIYALASFLHSFEWKLPNDEKLDLSDKFGIVTKKSTPLIAVPTPRLSNLELYA, translated from the exons ATGGGGTCATCACTGTGGGTTACTAGCAATCATGACAAAGGGGAAAACCTTCCAGCAATTTCCACACTCTTGTTCATGGTGTTTACTCTGCTCTGGTTCTTCTGGATTTGGAAGAAACCGAATAGGAACCCTACACCTCCATTGCCACCAGGCCCTCGTGGTTTGCCGCTACTCGGATATCTTCCATTTCTTGGTACAAACCTCCACCTAGAATTCGCAGACATGGCAAGGGTTTATGGCCCAATTTACAAACTCCAACTTGGTACCAAGTTGTGGATTGTGGTCAGCTCACCTGAGCTTGTGAAACAAGTGGTTCGTGACCATGACACAACATTTTCAAACCGTGATCCTACAGTTGCTGCTCTAATTGCCTCATATGGAGCAACCGACATAGCCTTTGGATCCTATGGTTCAGATTGGAGGAAGCTGCGCAAGGTGTTTGTGGGTCTGGTGCTAAGCAAAACCAACCTTGATAATTGCTATGCTCTGAGAAAAGAGGAAATGCACAAGTCGATCAGTCAGATATATCATGACAAAATTGGAACCCCAACTGATTTGGGTGGGTTTGCATTTTCCACAGCAATCAACACAATCTTGCGTATGCTATGGGGTGCCACTCCACAAGGTGAGAAGGGGAGTGACTATGGGAAACAGTATAGAAAAGTGATGGCAGAAATGGTTTATCTACTTGggaaaccaaacatttcggacTATTTTCCTGCGCTTGCAAGGTTTGACATACAAGGAATTGAGAGGCAAGCAAAGAAGGTTCAATCCGAGATTGACAAGATTCTAACTTGTGCCATAGAAGAACGGATGAAGAAGCTGGCCTCGGGTGAAAATGGGGGAGTACAACAAAAACATGAAAGGAAGGACTTTCTGCAGTTGCTCTTGGAGAGCAATAATTCTCATGAAGACGGTTCAACATCCGTTAGGGTGCAACAATTGAAGGGCATGCTCGCG GATATTGTGGTGGGCGGAACTGACACTAATGCAACAACAGTGGAATGGGTTCTTACTGAGCTGATGCAGCACCCAGAAGAAATGATAAGAGTTCAAGAAGAACTGACACAAATTGTGGGGTTGAACAACTTGGTTGAAGAGTTTCATTTGCCGAAATTACGTCACTTAGATGCTGTGATCAAGGAGACATTTCGCTTGCACCCTGCATTGCCCCTTCTAGTGCCCCGGCGTTCAAGCCAACCTACCACCATTGGTCGCTATTACATACCAAAAGGTTCCACTGTGTTTCTCAATGCTTGGGCCATACACAGAGATCCAAGTGTTTGGGACGATCCCTTGGAATTTAGACCCCAGAGGTTCCTAAATCCAAGCAATAGCTTTGATTACCAAGGAAATAAATTTCAGTTTCTTCCATTTGGTTCTGGGAGGAGAGTATGTGCCGGGATTAACTTAGCAGAGAGGATGCTGATCTATGCGTTGGCTTCATTCTTGCATTCGTTCGAGTGGAAATTGCCTAATGACGAAAAGCTTGACCTTTCAGACAAATTTGGGATTGTGACAAAGAAAAGCACTCCACTTATTGCTGTACCAACACCAAGGTTATCCAATTTGGAGCTCTATGCTTAA